GGTTCTGCATCTTGCCGCGAATGTAATCCGAGTTGAATGCTTGATTCACGTCTTCTTGAGTTAGAGTCACATGAGCATCAGCCTCTGCGGATTGAGTCAATTCAATTTTGCCAAAGATTGCACTTGCTGGGTTAATGGCTACTGCTCCAGTATCAACTTGCAGCTTTTCCATCCGTAGGGAGTTCTTCATGACCAGACCTTCTCCCGTTACCGATACCGAGTCAACCTTTCCTTGGATCAATTTCAGAGGATCGGTGCGGATATCAACATTGACTTCCTCAACTTCACCCAACTGTTGAGTAATCCCAACTTCTGCCGCTTTGCTTAACGCCTGTTCCCCTAAATCTGGTTCGCCCAATCCCATTTGCTATCTCCGCTTAATTACCAAGTTGTTAACCTCACTGGTAATAAAGTAGATGATCGAACTTGCTTAAAGAATCTACACATGAGTAGATCAGGCTGAAAACAATGATCTATCTTTAGGAAGAGAAAAAGACACATGCTCAAAATATAAATAGTTTTCTAGAAATTACCGCCCTTGAAAATCATGTAAATGCCTAGAAGAGCAGCGATCGCCCCCAGTGTTGTAGACCAGACCGGGTGTTCACTCCGGATTGTTGTGCCTTGCTTGGTTTGGATCGTTTCTACATCAATCCAGGGCGAAACGCCTCGTCGGAACCAGCCTGTCACCGTCACGACTTCATCCATAAACTTTTGAGGACGAACGGGTTGCGGCATCAAATCTTTCAAGACACCCAAACTAGAAGTGTGGTGTAGCCGAATCAATCCGGTTTTGGTGGAAAGCAGTAAATCTTGATGCAGCCAGTTCCCAAAGCCCTTACGCCCCAAAAGCTTACCCTGTATGCGAATGGGCTGACTATCTACAGGGAGTGCCGTGGGATTACTCAGCAAGGATGATAGATCAGATGTAATTTGAAGATTGCGTTTGATATCTGGAAAGAAAGGGTTGATGCGCCAGAATGTACCAATGCTAAAACCAATCAGTGGAGAGCCAATAAGAATCGAGCGATCGCCCCAAAGCCAACTTAATCCTAGCCAGCCTGCTTTATCTGCAATCCACCCAAAACTCCACAAGGCTAAGGCAATCGCTAGCCCAACGGCAACTCCCAAAAATGGAGCCGCCTGCAATAAAAATCGTCGGTTGTCGTTCTGGTTTTGGCTTATTCCCCAGTCCAACTCGCTCTCTAACCGCCAATGCTTGGCATACATTCCTAACAAATGTAAGCGATCGCCTAATGCCCCATGACTATTATTAATCGCTAACCACCGACGATACGCGTTACTTCGCTCCCACTCCAATAATACCGGGCTAGGAAATTCTGTCAGCGCTTGACTTACGGCTACAGGGGTCAGTAAATCTAAGCCTTCTAATAAAGGACTGGTCTGTCTGTGCCGCAGCGTCTCCTGACCCATGCCGATCGCCATTTTGATCAATCCAAGAGTCAGCGCATTCGGGTTTCCAGTTAACTCAGTGGCGGTGCGATCGCTGTAGTAATGGCGCATTCGAGCTAGTGCCAGCCCTGGTAACCGCAGAAAACGATATAGTCCGTAAGCTAGAGAAGAAACGGCAACAGCAACAGTTTGTAGAACGCGATCGTGTTGGCGATCGCCCCAAGTCGCCACTTGACAGTAAACCCAGTGCGGTACCAGTGCGACTACAGTCATCCAAGACAAAATTGCAAAGTCCCAATGGATAATATGCGCTAATTCAACAGCATAAAGAGCCGCAATTTCATCTTCACTGAACTGCTCTAATAGTCCCTGACTGACAACAATACGAGCG
The DNA window shown above is from Timaviella obliquedivisa GSE-PSE-MK23-08B and carries:
- a CDS encoding M48 family metalloprotease; its protein translation is MNESSSLQLGLAALKRQDYTEAIATLESVQQSTPNAPTRARAEMGLVKAYAQMGDRERAIALCQLLCGHANLQVQSWAKQTLAGLNERSSSAAHLAAHSAAQSETQSEMQSEAQSTATDLTGFVPLTDAAPQQRSVLASVKPAETNRSTVFLSSKSDLSPGSKESPTPEELPTPTVHPSGRSPLLEASIKTEIYPPLGTSEADTISPKATWKQAGRAKKWTNLGKVDVSKLWGVEGLTVIGFLGSVCALPWFGQGILNWMLWQISWPIDLRRFAAFNVNFTVGLVMLLLILLAASPWLLDAWLARTYQLQSLTLLELERHSPEATRLLKRCGQRQQQTLRLSLLPGATPLTFTYGYLPKNARIVVSQGLLEQFSEDEIAALYAVELAHIIHWDFAILSWMTVVALVPHWVYCQVATWGDRQHDRVLQTVAVAVSSLAYGLYRFLRLPGLALARMRHYYSDRTATELTGNPNALTLGLIKMAIGMGQETLRHRQTSPLLEGLDLLTPVAVSQALTEFPSPVLLEWERSNAYRRWLAINNSHGALGDRLHLLGMYAKHWRLESELDWGISQNQNDNRRFLLQAAPFLGVAVGLAIALALWSFGWIADKAGWLGLSWLWGDRSILIGSPLIGFSIGTFWRINPFFPDIKRNLQITSDLSSLLSNPTALPVDSQPIRIQGKLLGRKGFGNWLHQDLLLSTKTGLIRLHHTSSLGVLKDLMPQPVRPQKFMDEVVTVTGWFRRGVSPWIDVETIQTKQGTTIRSEHPVWSTTLGAIAALLGIYMIFKGGNF